The Corallococcus caeni genome includes a region encoding these proteins:
- the truB gene encoding tRNA pseudouridine(55) synthase TruB — protein MDGVLVIDKPLGPTSFDVVRQVRGLLKVKKAGHTGTLDPMATGVLPVCLGEATKVAGIITEGDKAYDAVVRLGVETDTQDAQGKPTAEAPVPPLTAPLLEAVLARFRGTFEQVPPMYSAVKVAGKRLYELARAGEEVERASRTVTVHELVLRDFSADRLTLSVRCTKGFYVRTLAYDLGRALGCGAHLEALRRTMSGPFTLARALPLGDLASLSREAVEARLVSLADSLTDLPAVRVNADEARRVLHGVPVEVAPVPGRVRVLGPDDALLAMAEVVGGRLRYLRVFN, from the coding sequence ATGGACGGCGTTCTCGTCATCGACAAGCCCCTGGGTCCCACGTCCTTCGACGTGGTCCGCCAGGTGCGCGGCCTGCTGAAGGTGAAGAAGGCGGGCCACACGGGCACGCTGGACCCCATGGCCACCGGCGTGCTGCCGGTGTGCCTGGGTGAGGCCACCAAGGTCGCCGGCATCATCACGGAGGGCGACAAGGCCTATGACGCCGTGGTGCGGCTGGGCGTGGAGACGGACACCCAGGATGCCCAGGGCAAGCCGACGGCGGAGGCCCCGGTGCCCCCGCTGACGGCCCCGCTGCTGGAGGCGGTGCTCGCACGCTTCCGGGGCACCTTCGAACAGGTGCCGCCCATGTACTCGGCGGTGAAGGTGGCCGGGAAGCGGCTGTACGAACTGGCGCGCGCCGGTGAAGAGGTGGAGCGGGCCAGCCGCACCGTCACCGTGCATGAGCTGGTGCTGCGCGACTTCTCCGCGGACCGGCTGACGCTGTCGGTGCGGTGCACCAAGGGCTTCTACGTGCGCACGCTGGCGTACGACCTGGGCCGCGCGCTCGGCTGCGGGGCGCACCTGGAGGCGCTGCGGCGCACGATGAGCGGCCCCTTCACCCTGGCGCGCGCGCTGCCGCTGGGGGACCTGGCGTCCCTGTCGCGCGAGGCCGTGGAGGCGCGGCTGGTGTCGCTGGCGGACTCGCTGACGGACCTGCCCGCCGTCCGGGTGAACGCGGACGAGGCGCGGCGCGTCCTGCACGGCGTCCCCGTGGAGGTCGCCCCCGTGCCGGGCCGCGTGCGGGTGCTGGGCCCGGATGACGCGCTGCTCGCCATGGCGGAAGTGGTGGGCGGGCGGCTGCGCTACCTGCGGGTGTTCAACTGA
- the rbfA gene encoding 30S ribosome-binding factor RbfA — MTTHARPERVGQEIQAAIGALLTRGELRDPRIGFITITGVKVSPDLRVAKVFYSMLGTDQEKADTQKGLEAAKGFVRREVTSAVNLRVSPEIFFAFDASVGEGDKIDRLLREVRGKEGW, encoded by the coding sequence ATGACGACGCATGCACGACCCGAGCGCGTGGGGCAGGAAATCCAGGCGGCCATCGGTGCCCTGCTGACGCGGGGAGAGTTGCGCGACCCGCGCATCGGCTTCATCACCATCACCGGCGTGAAGGTGTCGCCGGACCTGCGGGTGGCGAAGGTGTTCTATTCGATGCTGGGCACGGACCAGGAGAAGGCGGACACGCAGAAGGGCCTGGAGGCGGCCAAGGGCTTCGTGCGCCGCGAGGTGACGTCCGCGGTCAACCTGCGCGTGTCGCCGGAAATCTTCTTCGCCTTCGACGCTTCGGTGGGCGAGGGCGATAAGATCGACCGGCTCCTGCGCGAGGTGCGCGGCAAGGAAGGCTGGTAG
- a CDS encoding DUF503 domain-containing protein produces MFVGVARLTLQIPESASLKSKRQVLRRVTDRVKARFNVAVAEVDDQDLWQKASVALAVVGNERPHVDEQLEKIIHFIEEMYVAPLMARETEILAFGDTLYSDKKPTGFRAPAKVPAPEDEDAHLSPEDAHAHSEAAIARFLRSDRSLAEAEGLGSWDQRHEGAGPGPGTSRPTGEGGTLTLDDARAKARALRNPRDWEKK; encoded by the coding sequence ATGTTCGTCGGTGTCGCACGCCTCACCCTCCAGATTCCGGAGAGCGCCTCGCTGAAGTCCAAGCGGCAGGTGCTCCGCCGGGTGACGGACCGGGTGAAGGCCCGCTTCAACGTGGCCGTCGCCGAAGTGGACGACCAGGACCTCTGGCAGAAGGCGTCCGTGGCCCTGGCCGTCGTGGGCAACGAGCGTCCGCACGTGGATGAGCAGTTGGAGAAGATCATCCACTTCATCGAAGAGATGTACGTCGCACCGCTGATGGCCCGGGAGACGGAGATCCTCGCCTTCGGGGACACGCTCTACTCCGACAAGAAGCCCACGGGCTTCCGCGCCCCGGCGAAGGTGCCGGCGCCGGAGGACGAGGACGCCCACCTGTCCCCCGAGGACGCGCACGCGCACTCGGAGGCGGCCATCGCCCGGTTCCTGCGCAGCGACCGTTCGCTGGCGGAGGCGGAGGGGCTGGGCTCGTGGGACCAGCGGCACGAGGGCGCGGGCCCCGGGCCCGGGACGTCCCGCCCCACGGGTGAAGGTGGAACCTTGACGCTGGACGACGCGCGGGCGAAGGCCCGGGCGCTGCGCAACCCGCGAGATTGGGAGAAGAAATGA